Proteins encoded together in one Quercus lobata isolate SW786 chromosome 3, ValleyOak3.0 Primary Assembly, whole genome shotgun sequence window:
- the LOC115979024 gene encoding WPP domain-interacting tail-anchored protein 2 isoform X1, with translation MDSQAVGDIYAGALESEKLYVHLGISSYENGVQEIERSKKILINVDLDLAYSSEKLVNLHIILMYLLAHENDLQAMALEKNYVSTDSIEKALMFDLMSGILDSEVRELGAFMDNLQADIVDAHNKISSCRHLREFSTKMEEKLHDSKESLKHSQRQIFEVKVQLAKFQGTVFAFKSDNGEIDKALELSENGQLSNLNAKSNMQMAKQQRHLLRMLEKSLAREIDLEKKLAEARQNEEELKLKLHHTEKVAFHMEEAAEVVWGRFLEAENASVALMGISKELVGQLQLVKFNMNSAIQREIQLKVKHEDCIEQLKEKDIALEKLESSNAEYIAQSAEVFTLREKVDFLEEKLKESQFQLNNANACNEASQEQLSEMENIIESLKESIYNAESRAESAEAKATQLTETNMELTEELNFHKGSTSNTEKKIGLLEKQSRELEIQLQHAKASTEASQEQQNMLYSAIWDMETLIEDLKSKVSNAESKIETAEEQCVLLSESNLELSNELSFLRGRIEFLEMSLDQANSTKLESAKEINVRTKFIKDMAMQLATERVRIQKQLNNLTKENTILVEKLRIAKIMYNNIDGDNKEILFSKSDAISATCAKTYEEAVTGSLDKSLQLDKPSEEAPIRETKMRSSFSENSADVKVSKSKALKKVETRHSSRICIFMAIFVLLLSVSAIYLFNQNFQFGFDGQLSSWP, from the exons ATGGACAGTCAAGCTGTTGGTGACATCTATGCTGGGGCTTTGGAGTCTGAAAAACTTTATGTACATTTAGGAATCTCATCTTATGAAAATGGTGTACAAGAGATAGAGAGGTCCAAGAAAATTCTAATAAATGTAGACTTGGACTTGGCATATTCTTCTGAGAAGTTGGTAAATTTGCACATAATTTTGATGTACCTATTGGCTCATGAAAATGATCTTCAAGCTATGGCTCTAGAGAAGAACTATGTCTCGACAGACTCTATTGAGAAGGCATTGATGTTTGATCTCATGTCAGGCATTTTAGATTCTGAGGTAAGAGAGCTGGGTGCTTTCATGGATAATCTTCAAGCAGACATTGTTGATGCCCATAATAAAATATCATCATGCAGACATTTGAGAGAATTTTCTACTAAGATGGAGGAAAAATTGCATGATTCCAAAGAATCTTTAAAGCATTCTCAACGGCAGATTTTTGAGGTGAAGGTGCAGTTAGCCAAGTTTCAGGGAACTGTCTTTGCTTTCAAATCTGATAATG GTGAAATTGACAAGGCCTTGGAATTATCAGAAAATGGTCAACTGTCAAACCTAAATGCAAAATCAAACATGCAGATGGCCAAACAACAAAGACATTTGCTGCGGATGCTGGAAAAGTCACTTGCAAGGGAGATAGATCTTGAGAAGAAATTAGCAGAAGCAAGACAAAATGAAGAAGAACTAAAATTAAAGTTACACCATACAGAAAAAGTAGCATTTCACATGGAAGAAGCAGCAGAAGTTGTTTGGGGAAGGTTTTTAGAGGCAGAAAATGCTTCTGTGGCACTCATGGGCATTTCAAAGGAGTTGGTTGGTCAACTCCAGCTAGTTAAATTTAATATGAACAGTgcaattcaacgagaaattcaGTTGAAAGTTAAACATGAAGATTGCATTGAACAgctgaaagaaaaagatattgcTTTAGAGAAACTTGAGAGCAGCAATGCAGAATATATTGCCCAAAGTGCAGAAGTTTTCACTTTGAGAGAAAAGGTGGATTTTCTTGAGGAAAAACTGAAAGAATCTCAGTTCCAGCTGAATAATGCAAATGCTTGCAATGAAGCAAGTCAAGAGCAACTTAGTGAAATGGAGAATATAATTGAGTCATTAAAAGAAAGCATATATAACGCAGAAAGTAGGGCTGAAAGTGCAGAAGCCAAGGCTACTCAGCTAACAGAGACAAACATGGAGCTCACTGAGGAACTGAATTTTCATAAAGGAAGTACTAGTAACACAGAAAAAAAGATAGGTTTACTTGAGAAGCAGTCAAGGGAATTAGAGATCCAATTACAGCATGCAAAGGCTTCCACTGAAGCAAGTCAAGAGCAGCAGAACATGCTATATTCTGCAATTTGGGATATGGAGACTTTGATTGAAGATCTAAAATCCAAGGTTTCAAACGCTGAAAGTAAGATTGAGACTGCAGAGGAGCAATGTGTTCTACTATCCGAAAGTAACTTAGAACTTAGTAACGAACTAAGTTTCCTGAGAGGTAGAATAGAATTCTTGGAGATGTCTCTGGATCAAGCTAACAGTACAAAATTAGAAAGTGCAAAAGAAATTAATGTCAGGACCAAGTTTATTAAGGATATGGCAATGCAACTAGCCACTGAAAGGGTGCGCATCCAGAAGCAG CTAAATAATTTAACAAAGGAGAACACAATTCTAGTTGAGAAGTTACGTATTGCTAAGATTATGTACAACAACATAGATGGTGACAACAAAGAGATTCTATTTTCCAAGAGTGATGCTATCAGTGCTACCTGTGCAAAAACATATGAGGAAGCAGTCACAGGGTCATTGGATAAAAGTCTCCAG TTGGATAAACCATCAGAAGAAGCACCTATCCGTGAGACCAAAATGAGATCATCCTTTTCTGAAAACAGTGCTGATGTCAAGGTTTCAAAGTCCAAGGCTCTGAAAAAGGTAGAGACCAGGCACTCTAGCCGAATTTGTATATTTATGGCAATATTTGTCTTACTACTTTCGGTATCTGCAATATATTTGTTTAACCAGAATTTCCAATTTGGTTTTGATGGCCAACTTTCCTCATGGCCTTAA
- the LOC115979024 gene encoding WPP domain-interacting tail-anchored protein 2 isoform X2, whose protein sequence is MDSQAVGDIYAGALESEKLYVHLGISSYENGVQEIERSKKILINVDLDLAYSSEKLVNLHIILMYLLAHENDLQAMALEKNYVSTDSIEKALMFDLMSGILDSEVRELGAFMDNLQADIVDAHNKISSCRHLREFSTKMEEKLHDSKESLKHSQRQIFEVKVQLAKFQGTVFAFKSDNGEIDKALELSENGQLSNLNAKSNMQMAKQQRHLLRMLEKSLAREIDLEKKLAEARQNEEELKLKLHHTEKVAFHMEEAAEVVWGRFLEAENASVALMGISKELVGQLQLVKFNMNSAIQREIQLKVKHEDCIEQLKEKDIALEKLESSNAEYIAQSAEVFTLREKVDFLEEKLKESQFQLNNANACNEASQEQLSEMENIIESLKESIYNAESRAESAEAKATQLTETNMELTEELNFHKGSTSNTEKKIGLLEKQSRELEIQLQHAKASTEASQEQQNMLYSAIWDMETLIEDLKSKVSNAESKIETAEEQCVLLSESNLELSNELSFLRGRIEFLEMSLDQANSTKLESAKEINVRTKFIKDMAMQLATERVRIQKQLNNLTKENTILVEKLRIAKIMYNNIDGDNKEILFSKSDAISATCAKTYEEAVTGSLDKSLQAVG, encoded by the exons ATGGACAGTCAAGCTGTTGGTGACATCTATGCTGGGGCTTTGGAGTCTGAAAAACTTTATGTACATTTAGGAATCTCATCTTATGAAAATGGTGTACAAGAGATAGAGAGGTCCAAGAAAATTCTAATAAATGTAGACTTGGACTTGGCATATTCTTCTGAGAAGTTGGTAAATTTGCACATAATTTTGATGTACCTATTGGCTCATGAAAATGATCTTCAAGCTATGGCTCTAGAGAAGAACTATGTCTCGACAGACTCTATTGAGAAGGCATTGATGTTTGATCTCATGTCAGGCATTTTAGATTCTGAGGTAAGAGAGCTGGGTGCTTTCATGGATAATCTTCAAGCAGACATTGTTGATGCCCATAATAAAATATCATCATGCAGACATTTGAGAGAATTTTCTACTAAGATGGAGGAAAAATTGCATGATTCCAAAGAATCTTTAAAGCATTCTCAACGGCAGATTTTTGAGGTGAAGGTGCAGTTAGCCAAGTTTCAGGGAACTGTCTTTGCTTTCAAATCTGATAATG GTGAAATTGACAAGGCCTTGGAATTATCAGAAAATGGTCAACTGTCAAACCTAAATGCAAAATCAAACATGCAGATGGCCAAACAACAAAGACATTTGCTGCGGATGCTGGAAAAGTCACTTGCAAGGGAGATAGATCTTGAGAAGAAATTAGCAGAAGCAAGACAAAATGAAGAAGAACTAAAATTAAAGTTACACCATACAGAAAAAGTAGCATTTCACATGGAAGAAGCAGCAGAAGTTGTTTGGGGAAGGTTTTTAGAGGCAGAAAATGCTTCTGTGGCACTCATGGGCATTTCAAAGGAGTTGGTTGGTCAACTCCAGCTAGTTAAATTTAATATGAACAGTgcaattcaacgagaaattcaGTTGAAAGTTAAACATGAAGATTGCATTGAACAgctgaaagaaaaagatattgcTTTAGAGAAACTTGAGAGCAGCAATGCAGAATATATTGCCCAAAGTGCAGAAGTTTTCACTTTGAGAGAAAAGGTGGATTTTCTTGAGGAAAAACTGAAAGAATCTCAGTTCCAGCTGAATAATGCAAATGCTTGCAATGAAGCAAGTCAAGAGCAACTTAGTGAAATGGAGAATATAATTGAGTCATTAAAAGAAAGCATATATAACGCAGAAAGTAGGGCTGAAAGTGCAGAAGCCAAGGCTACTCAGCTAACAGAGACAAACATGGAGCTCACTGAGGAACTGAATTTTCATAAAGGAAGTACTAGTAACACAGAAAAAAAGATAGGTTTACTTGAGAAGCAGTCAAGGGAATTAGAGATCCAATTACAGCATGCAAAGGCTTCCACTGAAGCAAGTCAAGAGCAGCAGAACATGCTATATTCTGCAATTTGGGATATGGAGACTTTGATTGAAGATCTAAAATCCAAGGTTTCAAACGCTGAAAGTAAGATTGAGACTGCAGAGGAGCAATGTGTTCTACTATCCGAAAGTAACTTAGAACTTAGTAACGAACTAAGTTTCCTGAGAGGTAGAATAGAATTCTTGGAGATGTCTCTGGATCAAGCTAACAGTACAAAATTAGAAAGTGCAAAAGAAATTAATGTCAGGACCAAGTTTATTAAGGATATGGCAATGCAACTAGCCACTGAAAGGGTGCGCATCCAGAAGCAG CTAAATAATTTAACAAAGGAGAACACAATTCTAGTTGAGAAGTTACGTATTGCTAAGATTATGTACAACAACATAGATGGTGACAACAAAGAGATTCTATTTTCCAAGAGTGATGCTATCAGTGCTACCTGTGCAAAAACATATGAGGAAGCAGTCACAGGGTCATTGGATAAAAGTCTCCAGGCAG TTGGATAA
- the LOC115979024 gene encoding WPP domain-interacting tail-anchored protein 2 isoform X3, translated as MEEKLHDSKESLKHSQRQIFEVKVQLAKFQGTVFAFKSDNGEIDKALELSENGQLSNLNAKSNMQMAKQQRHLLRMLEKSLAREIDLEKKLAEARQNEEELKLKLHHTEKVAFHMEEAAEVVWGRFLEAENASVALMGISKELVGQLQLVKFNMNSAIQREIQLKVKHEDCIEQLKEKDIALEKLESSNAEYIAQSAEVFTLREKVDFLEEKLKESQFQLNNANACNEASQEQLSEMENIIESLKESIYNAESRAESAEAKATQLTETNMELTEELNFHKGSTSNTEKKIGLLEKQSRELEIQLQHAKASTEASQEQQNMLYSAIWDMETLIEDLKSKVSNAESKIETAEEQCVLLSESNLELSNELSFLRGRIEFLEMSLDQANSTKLESAKEINVRTKFIKDMAMQLATERVRIQKQLNNLTKENTILVEKLRIAKIMYNNIDGDNKEILFSKSDAISATCAKTYEEAVTGSLDKSLQLDKPSEEAPIRETKMRSSFSENSADVKVSKSKALKKVETRHSSRICIFMAIFVLLLSVSAIYLFNQNFQFGFDGQLSSWP; from the exons ATGGAGGAAAAATTGCATGATTCCAAAGAATCTTTAAAGCATTCTCAACGGCAGATTTTTGAGGTGAAGGTGCAGTTAGCCAAGTTTCAGGGAACTGTCTTTGCTTTCAAATCTGATAATG GTGAAATTGACAAGGCCTTGGAATTATCAGAAAATGGTCAACTGTCAAACCTAAATGCAAAATCAAACATGCAGATGGCCAAACAACAAAGACATTTGCTGCGGATGCTGGAAAAGTCACTTGCAAGGGAGATAGATCTTGAGAAGAAATTAGCAGAAGCAAGACAAAATGAAGAAGAACTAAAATTAAAGTTACACCATACAGAAAAAGTAGCATTTCACATGGAAGAAGCAGCAGAAGTTGTTTGGGGAAGGTTTTTAGAGGCAGAAAATGCTTCTGTGGCACTCATGGGCATTTCAAAGGAGTTGGTTGGTCAACTCCAGCTAGTTAAATTTAATATGAACAGTgcaattcaacgagaaattcaGTTGAAAGTTAAACATGAAGATTGCATTGAACAgctgaaagaaaaagatattgcTTTAGAGAAACTTGAGAGCAGCAATGCAGAATATATTGCCCAAAGTGCAGAAGTTTTCACTTTGAGAGAAAAGGTGGATTTTCTTGAGGAAAAACTGAAAGAATCTCAGTTCCAGCTGAATAATGCAAATGCTTGCAATGAAGCAAGTCAAGAGCAACTTAGTGAAATGGAGAATATAATTGAGTCATTAAAAGAAAGCATATATAACGCAGAAAGTAGGGCTGAAAGTGCAGAAGCCAAGGCTACTCAGCTAACAGAGACAAACATGGAGCTCACTGAGGAACTGAATTTTCATAAAGGAAGTACTAGTAACACAGAAAAAAAGATAGGTTTACTTGAGAAGCAGTCAAGGGAATTAGAGATCCAATTACAGCATGCAAAGGCTTCCACTGAAGCAAGTCAAGAGCAGCAGAACATGCTATATTCTGCAATTTGGGATATGGAGACTTTGATTGAAGATCTAAAATCCAAGGTTTCAAACGCTGAAAGTAAGATTGAGACTGCAGAGGAGCAATGTGTTCTACTATCCGAAAGTAACTTAGAACTTAGTAACGAACTAAGTTTCCTGAGAGGTAGAATAGAATTCTTGGAGATGTCTCTGGATCAAGCTAACAGTACAAAATTAGAAAGTGCAAAAGAAATTAATGTCAGGACCAAGTTTATTAAGGATATGGCAATGCAACTAGCCACTGAAAGGGTGCGCATCCAGAAGCAG CTAAATAATTTAACAAAGGAGAACACAATTCTAGTTGAGAAGTTACGTATTGCTAAGATTATGTACAACAACATAGATGGTGACAACAAAGAGATTCTATTTTCCAAGAGTGATGCTATCAGTGCTACCTGTGCAAAAACATATGAGGAAGCAGTCACAGGGTCATTGGATAAAAGTCTCCAG TTGGATAAACCATCAGAAGAAGCACCTATCCGTGAGACCAAAATGAGATCATCCTTTTCTGAAAACAGTGCTGATGTCAAGGTTTCAAAGTCCAAGGCTCTGAAAAAGGTAGAGACCAGGCACTCTAGCCGAATTTGTATATTTATGGCAATATTTGTCTTACTACTTTCGGTATCTGCAATATATTTGTTTAACCAGAATTTCCAATTTGGTTTTGATGGCCAACTTTCCTCATGGCCTTAA